The Lewinellaceae bacterium genome includes a region encoding these proteins:
- a CDS encoding methylated-DNA--[protein]-cysteine S-methyltransferase, which produces MLAKTHYFSSFGCFEIKGSELGIQSVRLSDKKPCPAGPIPEELRECVVQLDLYFKRQLQEFDLKLDWGGATEFNISVWKELLKIPYGHTTSYSAIAETLKNPKAVRAVGLANRNNPIAIIVPCHRVIGKSGDLQGYFYGLDMKRRLLELENPMSFARQGSLF; this is translated from the coding sequence ATGTTAGCAAAAACGCATTACTTTTCTTCTTTCGGATGTTTTGAAATCAAGGGCAGCGAACTCGGTATTCAATCGGTACGCTTGTCCGATAAAAAACCATGTCCGGCAGGGCCGATCCCTGAAGAATTAAGGGAATGTGTGGTGCAGCTGGATCTGTATTTTAAAAGGCAATTGCAGGAATTTGACCTCAAGCTTGATTGGGGCGGGGCTACTGAATTCAATATTTCCGTCTGGAAAGAACTCCTGAAGATCCCTTACGGCCATACCACATCCTATTCGGCCATTGCGGAAACGCTAAAAAATCCAAAGGCAGTACGTGCCGTGGGCCTGGCCAACCGCAACAACCCGATCGCCATCATCGTACCCTGTCATCGGGTCATTGGTAAAAGCGGCGACCTCCAGGGCTACTTTTACGGCCTCGACATGAAGCGCAGGCTGCTGGAACTGGAAAATCCCATGAGTTTTGCCCGGCAGGGCAGTTTGTTTTAG
- a CDS encoding TIGR00159 family protein → MIFLFDIGFLPIRIWDVLDILIVGYLLYQLYKLLRGNIAFNIFIGVLMLYVIGWLVTELKMDMLSAILGTVMNVGVIVIIIIFQPEVRRFLLFLGDSTIKGRFKFVDRFINRNFQNGEQDITFINTLKAAIKRMSRQKTGALIVLRRNLFLEGIITAGAPLDAIISEPLIESIFSKESPLHDGAVIINNNKIEMASCVLPVSESSRLPKSVGLRHRAAVGITERAGVAVFVVSEETGSISFAFGGKLERKLSDERLGVLLEDHWV, encoded by the coding sequence ATGATCTTTCTCTTCGACATAGGCTTTTTACCGATCCGCATCTGGGATGTCCTCGATATTCTTATCGTAGGTTACCTGCTGTACCAGTTGTACAAACTGCTGCGGGGGAACATTGCCTTTAATATTTTTATCGGTGTATTGATGCTTTACGTCATCGGGTGGCTGGTGACAGAGCTGAAAATGGATATGCTCTCTGCCATCCTCGGCACCGTGATGAATGTCGGGGTGATTGTCATCATCATCATTTTTCAGCCGGAGGTGCGGCGCTTCCTGCTCTTCCTGGGCGACAGCACCATCAAAGGCAGGTTTAAATTTGTGGATCGGTTCATCAACCGCAATTTTCAGAACGGGGAGCAGGATATCACTTTTATCAATACGCTAAAGGCTGCCATCAAGCGGATGAGCCGCCAAAAAACGGGGGCCCTCATCGTCTTGAGAAGAAACCTCTTCCTGGAAGGTATCATCACCGCCGGTGCACCACTGGATGCCATCATTTCAGAACCATTGATCGAAAGTATTTTTAGTAAAGAAAGTCCCCTGCACGACGGGGCAGTGATCATCAATAACAATAAAATTGAAATGGCCAGTTGTGTACTGCCCGTCTCAGAAAGCTCGCGATTGCCTAAAAGCGTCGGCTTGCGTCACCGCGCCGCCGTGGGCATCACCGAACGGGCCGGGGTAGCGGTTTTTGTCGTCTCCGAAGAAACCGGGAGCATCTCCTTCGCCTTCGGCGGAAAACTCGAACGGAAATTGAGCGATGAACGCCTAGGGGTGCTGTTGGAAGACCATTGGGTGTGA
- a CDS encoding S9 family peptidase, whose protein sequence is MTNRYFIPVFFIAIFFFFSCKDKRNQTAFDPETYFKKLDIQYPDTYKDTSIVDDFFGMKVMDPFRWLEYNSPSTDNWINQQRKLEASYLKKIPFRDTIARRLAELWNYERFSSPEKHGDYYYAFKNDGLQNQDALYRMKDIFDAPELVLDPNIFSTDGTVAMGEYSFSKDGSLLAFQVTESGSDWRTIRVMDMRIKKMLTDTIRWVKFSGISWFNDGFYYSRYPAVEGGNALTAVNEFHQLFYHKVGTPQKEDELIFADRFNAKRNVYAGTTKDERFLYLSVVESTNGNALYFQRLNSDEVYFEPIVEDFDHDFEVVGNMGEKLLVKTNHSAANSRLILVSTAHPEPGYWEEVIPQSDDMMLDVKQAGDKIIVSYLHNASSQLKIFDAKGVLLNTVALSGIGTVTDITMGTDNDEVFYSFSTLVQPESIYHLDLKDYKNELYKAPKTSFNSEDYVIKQEWYQSYDREKIPIFIVHKKDFKPNGDAPTLLYGYGGFNIPILPMYNVTRLNLFSVVLENNGVCAVASLRGGGEFGERWHKAGMLKRKQTVFDDFQTAAEYLIAQKYTSSGKLAIYGRSNGGLLVGACLTQRPDLYKVAIPAVGVMDMLRYEKFSIGWAWAAEYGSASDEDLFDYLYSYSPLHNVDTVAYPATYITTADHDDRVAPAHSFKFAAAMQNKQKGDAPVLIRIDSSSGHGAGKPTTKKINEGADILSFMYYNLRVKPY, encoded by the coding sequence ATGACTAATCGATATTTTATTCCAGTCTTTTTTATAGCCATATTTTTCTTTTTTTCCTGTAAGGATAAAAGAAACCAGACTGCTTTTGATCCTGAGACTTATTTCAAAAAGTTAGACATTCAATATCCGGATACCTACAAAGATACGAGTATTGTGGATGACTTTTTCGGTATGAAGGTAATGGATCCATTCAGATGGCTGGAATATAACTCTCCGTCGACCGATAACTGGATCAATCAGCAAAGAAAACTGGAGGCGAGTTACCTGAAAAAGATTCCTTTCAGGGATACCATTGCGCGACGGCTGGCTGAATTGTGGAACTATGAAAGGTTCTCTTCCCCGGAGAAGCACGGGGATTATTATTACGCCTTTAAAAATGACGGACTCCAAAATCAGGACGCCCTCTACCGGATGAAAGATATTTTCGATGCGCCTGAATTGGTCCTGGATCCCAATATTTTTTCTACCGACGGAACGGTGGCCATGGGGGAGTACAGTTTTTCAAAGGACGGTTCTCTCCTGGCATTCCAGGTAACCGAAAGCGGCTCTGACTGGCGAACCATCCGGGTGATGGATATGCGGATCAAAAAAATGCTCACCGATACGATCAGGTGGGTTAAATTTTCAGGAATTTCCTGGTTTAATGATGGATTTTACTACAGTCGGTATCCGGCGGTGGAAGGGGGGAATGCCCTGACGGCGGTGAATGAGTTCCACCAGTTATTCTATCACAAGGTCGGCACCCCCCAGAAAGAAGATGAACTAATATTTGCCGACCGCTTCAATGCCAAACGTAACGTTTATGCCGGAACGACTAAGGATGAGCGATTCCTGTATCTCTCGGTAGTGGAATCCACCAATGGCAATGCCCTGTATTTTCAGCGGTTGAATTCCGATGAGGTCTATTTTGAACCCATCGTGGAGGATTTTGATCATGATTTTGAGGTCGTGGGGAACATGGGCGAAAAACTATTGGTGAAAACAAATCATAGTGCTGCCAACTCCAGGTTGATACTCGTAAGCACCGCACATCCGGAACCGGGATATTGGGAAGAAGTGATTCCCCAATCGGATGATATGATGCTTGATGTCAAACAGGCAGGGGATAAAATTATCGTCTCCTACCTGCACAATGCCTCTTCCCAGCTCAAGATATTTGATGCAAAGGGAGTTTTGCTGAATACCGTCGCCCTCAGCGGCATCGGAACCGTAACGGACATCACCATGGGAACAGATAACGACGAAGTGTTTTACAGTTTTTCCACCCTGGTGCAGCCCGAATCTATTTATCACCTGGACCTGAAGGATTACAAAAACGAATTGTACAAAGCACCGAAGACGAGCTTCAACAGCGAAGATTACGTCATCAAGCAAGAGTGGTACCAAAGTTATGACCGGGAGAAAATTCCGATCTTTATTGTGCATAAAAAAGACTTCAAGCCAAATGGAGATGCGCCAACATTGCTGTATGGTTACGGAGGGTTCAACATTCCCATCCTGCCGATGTACAATGTCACGCGGCTGAATTTATTTTCCGTGGTGCTGGAAAACAATGGCGTTTGTGCGGTGGCCAGCCTTCGCGGGGGAGGCGAATTCGGGGAACGATGGCACAAGGCTGGGATGCTCAAGCGCAAACAAACCGTCTTCGACGACTTCCAGACGGCAGCAGAATACCTCATCGCCCAAAAATACACTTCTTCCGGAAAGCTGGCCATCTACGGTCGCTCCAACGGCGGACTGCTGGTAGGCGCCTGCCTCACCCAGCGTCCTGACCTGTACAAAGTGGCCATCCCTGCGGTGGGCGTAATGGATATGTTACGTTACGAAAAATTCTCCATCGGCTGGGCCTGGGCTGCTGAATACGGCTCTGCCTCAGACGAAGATCTATTCGACTATTTGTATTCCTATTCCCCTTTACACAATGTGGATACGGTCGCTTACCCGGCCACCTACATCACCACTGCCGACCATGATGACCGGGTGGCACCGGCGCATTCCTTTAAGTTCGCCGCGGCCATGCAAAATAAACAAAAAGGAGACGCCCCCGTCCTCATCCGCATAGACAGCAGTTCAGGTCATGGTGCCGGTAAACCAACCACCAAGAAGATCAACGAAGGGGCGGATATTTTGTCATTTATGTATTATAATTTGAGGGTGAAACCGTATTGA
- a CDS encoding tRNA-(ms[2]io[6]A)-hydroxylase, giving the protein MKEVKMLGLKLPTDPRWVNLAEMELEEVLTDHAYCEQKAATYCISLIQLYPDRKELVAELAPVVTEEWGHFRSVLHELEKRNLQLGKQRKDEYVKQLLAFQEKGGNRDNSLLERLLTCALIEARSCERFRLLSIGLEDEELRQFYHKFMIAEAGHYHLFIELARKYFGRERTDKRWNEYLEKEAEILKSLELRGDRMH; this is encoded by the coding sequence ATGAAAGAAGTAAAAATGCTAGGCCTCAAGCTTCCCACCGACCCCCGGTGGGTAAACCTGGCCGAGATGGAACTGGAAGAAGTTTTAACCGATCACGCCTACTGTGAACAAAAGGCGGCCACCTATTGCATTTCGCTCATTCAACTCTATCCGGACCGCAAAGAGCTCGTCGCTGAGCTGGCCCCGGTGGTAACAGAAGAATGGGGGCATTTCAGATCGGTCCTGCATGAACTGGAAAAGCGCAACCTGCAACTGGGCAAGCAACGCAAAGACGAATATGTCAAGCAACTCCTGGCCTTCCAGGAAAAGGGCGGTAACCGCGACAACAGCCTCCTGGAAAGGCTGCTCACCTGTGCCTTGATCGAGGCCAGAAGCTGCGAACGCTTCCGTCTGCTCTCCATTGGACTGGAGGATGAAGAGTTAAGACAGTTTTACCACAAATTCATGATTGCCGAGGCAGGCCATTACCACCTTTTTATCGAACTGGCCAGAAAGTATTTTGGCCGCGAAAGAACCGACAAACGCTGGAATGAATACCTTGAAAAAGAAGCCGAGATACTAAAATCACTTGAACTACGGGGCGACAGGATGCATTAG
- a CDS encoding 4'-phosphopantetheinyl transferase superfamily protein produces the protein MPLLFHEYIDPGIELGVWEINEDESWFLNELLLYPGELRQLSLIKGPKRLEWLGVRHLVHEMSGRIKRGAFLKDEFGKPYLEHSDHHISISHSEGMAAAVASLVNNGVDIQKIVGKLVAVARRVMNPEELASIVPDTYLEHLHVLWGAKECLYKAYGRKQLDFRKHIMIDPFTYKKEGGTCSGMVRKDDLEMRFSIVYRIEKEAYMLVYALQDSK, from the coding sequence ATGCCATTATTGTTTCACGAATATATTGATCCGGGAATAGAACTCGGAGTCTGGGAAATAAACGAAGACGAAAGCTGGTTCCTCAATGAGCTATTGCTTTACCCGGGGGAGTTGAGACAATTGAGCTTAATCAAAGGCCCCAAAAGGCTTGAATGGCTGGGGGTAAGGCATCTCGTTCATGAAATGTCGGGAAGAATAAAAAGAGGCGCTTTTCTCAAAGATGAATTCGGCAAACCATATCTCGAGCATTCGGACCATCATATTTCTATCAGTCATTCGGAAGGGATGGCAGCGGCTGTGGCCTCTCTCGTCAACAACGGGGTGGATATCCAGAAGATAGTTGGCAAACTGGTTGCTGTGGCCAGAAGAGTGATGAATCCAGAAGAATTGGCCAGTATAGTCCCAGACACCTATCTGGAACATCTGCACGTCCTTTGGGGGGCCAAAGAATGCCTGTATAAGGCTTACGGCCGGAAACAACTCGACTTCAGAAAGCATATCATGATTGATCCCTTTACCTATAAAAAAGAAGGCGGTACCTGTAGCGGTATGGTTAGGAAAGATGACCTGGAGATGCGGTTCTCTATCGTTTATCGAATTGAAAAAGAAGCGTATATGCTCGTATACGCACTGCAGGACTCAAAATAA
- a CDS encoding Sua5/YciO/YrdC/YwlC family protein codes for MTTFTKRTTLMFPNYELNDALNTLRRGGLILYPTDTLWSIGCDATHEEAVEKVLSLIDSKATVEIIVDSIPMLKQYIKHLHPRIETLLLYHTRPLSIKFGEPVGMASHILSSDTDIAFRICQDDYCRELIAAFGGPLATCFASFDEKYLPTTFGAISSEVIQAVDYVSRYRQDDKTPGEPSVVITLSEEDELVFLRE; via the coding sequence ATGACGACTTTTACAAAGCGAACTACTCTTATGTTTCCAAACTATGAGCTAAACGATGCATTGAATACTTTAAGGAGGGGAGGGTTAATTTTATATCCAACGGATACGCTTTGGAGTATTGGATGTGATGCCACCCATGAGGAAGCGGTAGAAAAAGTGTTGAGTTTGATCGACTCAAAAGCTACCGTTGAGATTATTGTGGATTCTATTCCTATGTTGAAACAATACATTAAGCATTTGCATCCTCGTATTGAAACACTCCTGCTTTACCATACCCGTCCGTTGAGTATAAAATTCGGGGAGCCGGTAGGAATGGCTTCTCACATATTAAGTAGTGATACCGACATTGCGTTCAGGATTTGTCAGGATGATTACTGCCGGGAATTGATCGCAGCTTTTGGCGGCCCTCTCGCAACTTGTTTTGCCAGTTTTGATGAAAAATATTTGCCGACCACCTTCGGGGCGATAAGTTCTGAAGTCATCCAGGCCGTGGATTACGTGAGCAGGTACCGACAGGATGATAAAACTCCCGGCGAACCTTCTGTTGTGATTACCTTATCAGAGGAAGATGAGTTGGTGTTTTTGAGAGAATAA
- a CDS encoding GH3 auxin-responsive promoter family protein has product MPGSEKKGILKKGAKLVKNLDRGHFSPLSLQKRTLQQLLRQAGNTAFGKHYDFPEINGSKDVIAAFQHTVPIHDYEKIFNEWWHHSLKGEKDIAWRGTVKYFGLSSGTTGAASKYIPITTDMTRAMRQTAFRLFACLPKYGLPASFYLKNWFMIGGSASLRPEGNCFVGDLSGINAKHPPIWIRPYFKPGIEIAHYKDWDQRILAIAQNAPKWDIGIVTGIPSWVQLSLEYIIDYHKLDTIHDIWPNLSVFVTGGTAFAPYKKSFEKLLAKPLIYQDSYLASEGFVAYQARPETSAMKMSLNSGIFFEFVPFNSENFDSEGNILPSAIALHIDEVKEHQDYALLMSTCAGAWRYLIGDTVRFTDVERKEIIITGRTKHFLSICGEHLSIDNMNQAIRKTEELLDISIGEFTVSGVKSGSHFAHKWYIGSKNKIEAAHLTKILDEQLMLVNDDYRAERNAMLQKPQMKIIPNELFMHWQRSIGKLNGQSKIPRVMKSDQFAEWESFVEKEMQSS; this is encoded by the coding sequence ATGCCTGGATCAGAGAAAAAAGGAATCTTAAAAAAAGGAGCCAAACTGGTTAAAAATTTAGATCGTGGACACTTTTCACCTTTATCTTTACAAAAGCGTACTCTGCAACAACTGCTGCGGCAGGCTGGTAACACCGCTTTTGGGAAACATTATGATTTCCCTGAAATAAACGGGTCTAAAGATGTTATTGCTGCATTTCAACATACCGTGCCTATTCATGATTATGAGAAAATATTCAATGAATGGTGGCATCACAGCCTAAAAGGAGAAAAGGATATTGCATGGAGAGGCACTGTTAAATATTTTGGCCTCAGTTCCGGTACTACAGGAGCTGCCAGCAAATACATTCCCATTACCACCGATATGACCCGGGCCATGCGTCAAACGGCCTTCCGGCTTTTCGCCTGCTTACCTAAGTACGGTCTCCCTGCCAGCTTTTATCTCAAAAACTGGTTCATGATCGGAGGCAGTGCCAGTCTCCGCCCTGAAGGAAATTGTTTTGTAGGGGATCTGAGTGGCATAAACGCCAAGCACCCTCCTATTTGGATCAGACCTTATTTCAAACCAGGCATTGAGATCGCTCATTATAAAGACTGGGATCAACGTATTCTGGCCATCGCTCAAAATGCGCCCAAATGGGATATTGGCATCGTGACGGGTATTCCTTCATGGGTGCAACTTTCATTAGAATACATTATCGATTACCATAAGCTGGATACCATACATGATATTTGGCCCAACCTATCCGTTTTCGTAACGGGTGGAACAGCTTTTGCTCCCTATAAGAAAAGTTTTGAAAAACTTTTGGCCAAACCTTTGATCTACCAGGACTCCTACCTGGCATCTGAAGGTTTTGTGGCATACCAGGCCAGGCCGGAAACCAGCGCCATGAAGATGTCTCTGAACAGTGGTATCTTTTTCGAATTTGTTCCGTTTAATTCAGAAAACTTCGATTCTGAAGGCAACATTTTACCTTCGGCCATAGCCCTCCATATCGATGAAGTAAAAGAACATCAGGACTATGCTTTGCTGATGAGTACCTGTGCAGGAGCCTGGAGATACCTCATTGGGGATACCGTTCGGTTTACGGATGTCGAACGCAAAGAGATTATCATTACCGGAAGAACCAAACATTTTCTGAGCATTTGTGGAGAGCACCTTTCCATTGACAATATGAACCAGGCTATTCGCAAAACAGAGGAATTATTGGATATCTCTATTGGAGAATTTACTGTTTCCGGTGTTAAGTCAGGAAGTCATTTTGCTCACAAATGGTATATTGGCAGTAAAAATAAAATTGAAGCCGCCCATTTGACCAAAATACTTGATGAACAACTTATGCTGGTGAATGATGATTATCGCGCAGAGCGTAACGCCATGCTACAAAAACCGCAGATGAAGATTATACCCAATGAGCTCTTCATGCATTGGCAACGTTCCATCGGCAAACTAAACGGCCAGAGTAAAATTCCCCGGGTGATGAAGTCCGATCAATTCGCTGAATGGGAAAGTTTTGTTGAAAAGGAAATGCAATCCTCGTGA
- a CDS encoding LysE family transporter: MNLIWQGILLGLGLSVLVGPLIFLYIQVGIQFGFRSAFFLGLGAWMSDLMFILIIYFGISFVLQVTGSHGFVLWMGIIGGVILIFIGAGLLLHRPKEQVKEDQSLTPNSSLLGFWLKGFLINTFNPFAVFFWISIMTGFSANKYSGPDISILFASILGTIIATDILKILLARPLKRIMSGDALLFLQKIVGTALVLLGLILVYRVF, encoded by the coding sequence GTGAATTTAATCTGGCAGGGTATCTTACTTGGACTGGGACTCAGCGTTTTGGTGGGCCCATTGATTTTTCTCTATATCCAGGTAGGAATTCAATTTGGATTTCGATCCGCTTTTTTCCTGGGACTCGGTGCCTGGATGAGCGACCTGATGTTTATCCTAATCATTTATTTTGGAATTTCTTTTGTGCTACAGGTAACTGGCAGTCATGGCTTTGTCTTGTGGATGGGAATAATTGGCGGAGTAATTCTCATATTTATCGGAGCCGGGCTGTTATTACACCGCCCCAAAGAACAAGTTAAGGAAGACCAATCGCTCACCCCTAACTCCTCTCTTTTAGGTTTTTGGTTGAAGGGATTTCTGATCAATACTTTTAATCCATTCGCCGTCTTTTTCTGGATTAGCATTATGACTGGATTCTCCGCCAATAAATATTCCGGGCCAGATATTTCCATCTTATTTGCCAGCATCCTTGGCACCATCATAGCAACCGACATTTTGAAAATCCTTTTGGCCAGACCGCTGAAAAGGATAATGAGCGGAGACGCTCTACTTTTTTTGCAAAAAATAGTGGGAACGGCCCTGGTATTACTGGGTTTGATATTGGTATACCGGGTTTTTTAG
- a CDS encoding molybdopterin molybdotransferase MoeA translates to MISVAEASRIILDHAFEFEEKIVPLAESMGAILREDLLADRDFPPFDRVTMDGIAIDFSAFASGRRVFMIESTGPAGAPQQMLKAPEHCIEIMTGAILPKGTDTVIRYEDVEIKDGVATLSIDELKQGKNVHRKGEDCFAGAVLVKSGTRISPAEIGIAATIGKTHLVVADIPEAVIISTGDELVDVDQTPLDYQIRMSNSHQLKATMEQWGIKVHLAHLADEEEEIFQKLQGLLSSFKIVVMSGGVSKGKFDYIPGTLEKLGVKKLFHTVKQRPGKPFWFGVSPLGARVFALPGNPVSTFMCAHKYVQSWLDKSLGLNTGLPYAVLAEDYTFKPDLTYYLQVKLEYTTDGRILAYPQTGNGSGDHANLATADAFLEIPEGREDFKAGEVFPFIRFR, encoded by the coding sequence ATGATTAGTGTGGCCGAAGCCAGTAGAATAATACTGGATCATGCTTTTGAATTTGAAGAAAAAATCGTTCCCCTTGCTGAGTCTATGGGAGCAATTTTACGTGAAGACCTTTTGGCAGACAGAGATTTTCCTCCATTTGACAGGGTGACCATGGATGGTATTGCGATTGATTTCAGCGCTTTTGCTTCCGGAAGAAGGGTGTTTATGATTGAATCGACAGGTCCGGCGGGTGCTCCCCAGCAAATGCTTAAGGCCCCTGAGCATTGTATCGAGATCATGACCGGGGCGATTCTGCCCAAAGGAACCGACACGGTGATCCGTTACGAAGATGTCGAAATAAAGGACGGGGTGGCAACCTTGTCTATCGACGAACTCAAACAAGGCAAAAATGTACACCGGAAAGGAGAAGACTGTTTTGCAGGGGCCGTGCTGGTGAAGTCGGGAACCAGGATAAGCCCCGCCGAGATCGGAATTGCCGCAACCATTGGGAAAACACACCTTGTTGTCGCCGATATTCCGGAGGCGGTGATCATTTCCACCGGGGATGAATTGGTAGACGTGGACCAGACGCCATTGGATTACCAGATTCGCATGTCTAATTCCCATCAGTTGAAAGCCACCATGGAACAATGGGGTATTAAGGTTCATCTGGCCCATTTGGCCGATGAGGAAGAAGAGATATTTCAGAAACTGCAGGGATTGCTTTCCTCCTTTAAGATCGTCGTGATGAGTGGGGGAGTTTCAAAAGGAAAATTCGATTACATTCCGGGAACTCTCGAAAAACTGGGAGTGAAAAAATTGTTTCACACGGTTAAACAGCGCCCGGGGAAACCTTTTTGGTTTGGAGTGAGTCCCCTGGGGGCAAGAGTTTTTGCTTTGCCTGGCAATCCGGTTTCTACATTTATGTGTGCCCACAAATATGTGCAAAGCTGGCTCGACAAAAGCCTGGGCTTAAACACGGGGCTCCCTTATGCTGTTTTAGCCGAAGATTATACATTCAAACCTGATCTTACCTATTATCTGCAGGTAAAACTCGAATATACAACGGATGGCCGGATTCTGGCCTATCCGCAAACCGGTAACGGGTCCGGCGACCATGCTAACCTGGCCACAGCGGATGCGTTTTTGGAAATTCCGGAAGGGAGAGAGGATTTTAAGGCAGGGGAGGTTTTTCCGTTTATACGGTTTAGATAA
- the recO gene encoding DNA repair protein RecO, producing MLVKTQGIVLKSIKYGETSLIVDIFTEALGLRKYIVSGVRKKNARIGASLLQVMSHVEIVAYEREGKDLNRLTEIRSSVVYQSIPLDIHKGAVGLFMAEIAQKTLREAEANQPLFQFLSSSFAHLDRHTGNVANLPLSFLLEFSGFLGFLPESDPDEKELFFDLKNGVFCIHQPMHAYFLDITYSKILYLLLNAQFEASHTIPLKVEQRRYLLAKLLDFYRLHIENFPTINSHLILQEILG from the coding sequence ATGCTCGTCAAAACACAAGGAATCGTTCTCAAATCCATCAAATACGGTGAGACCAGCCTTATTGTGGACATTTTCACGGAAGCTCTTGGGCTCCGTAAGTACATCGTCAGTGGTGTTCGTAAAAAAAATGCCAGGATAGGCGCTTCGCTATTACAGGTGATGTCCCACGTGGAGATCGTTGCATATGAAAGAGAGGGGAAAGACCTCAACCGACTGACTGAAATCCGATCCTCTGTGGTTTACCAGTCCATTCCATTGGATATCCACAAGGGGGCTGTGGGGTTATTTATGGCTGAAATTGCCCAGAAGACCCTTAGGGAGGCCGAGGCCAACCAACCTTTATTTCAATTCCTGAGCAGTAGTTTCGCGCACCTGGACCGTCACACGGGCAATGTCGCTAACCTGCCGCTTTCTTTCCTTTTGGAATTCAGCGGATTCCTGGGTTTTTTACCCGAATCCGATCCCGATGAAAAAGAGTTGTTCTTTGACCTTAAAAATGGAGTTTTTTGCATCCACCAGCCCATGCACGCCTATTTTCTTGATATAACTTACAGCAAAATACTTTATTTATTGCTAAATGCCCAGTTCGAAGCCAGCCATACCATTCCCCTGAAAGTAGAACAAAGAAGATATCTACTGGCCAAGCTACTCGATTTTTACAGGCTGCACATCGAAAATTTCCCAACGATCAATTCACACCTTATTTTGCAGGAAATCCTGGGATAA
- a CDS encoding IS110 family transposase, with translation MKQSDRFVGIDISKDSFDVCVLSQGALLEESRFNNDAQGWQKFAKNLSDQDLCIIEATGSYHVGLALYLVEHDKRVSVVNPLRVKYFSRLNLKRAKTDRVDAYVIAQYGQVFKPESWTAPPTHLRQLQQLMTVSAQLTKQKTALINQQKNFELVPDPSKEALEIIKCQIVKLEKHLQEIQCLINNSIKEHYKELEASLRSIPGLGPKTVATLILITGGFTKFGSYKALIAYVGLAPRTYESGVSVKGASHICKLGSSYLRKLLYECALSAKRFNPVCKELFERLYIAKKKPFKVAMIAVANKLLKIAFTIAITGQKFDPEYRLKHYFAK, from the coding sequence ATGAAACAATCTGATCGTTTTGTAGGAATTGACATATCAAAAGATAGTTTTGATGTCTGCGTTTTATCACAAGGGGCTCTATTAGAAGAAAGCCGTTTTAATAATGATGCTCAAGGTTGGCAAAAGTTTGCTAAAAACCTTAGTGATCAGGACTTATGCATAATAGAAGCAACGGGATCTTATCATGTAGGGTTGGCATTATATTTAGTTGAGCATGATAAACGTGTTAGTGTAGTCAACCCTTTGCGTGTAAAGTATTTTTCTCGATTGAATCTCAAGAGGGCAAAAACAGATAGGGTAGATGCTTATGTTATTGCCCAGTATGGCCAAGTATTTAAGCCTGAAAGTTGGACAGCTCCACCGACACATTTAAGACAACTTCAACAGTTAATGACAGTTTCTGCACAATTAACAAAACAAAAGACGGCATTAATCAATCAACAAAAAAACTTTGAACTTGTACCAGACCCCAGTAAAGAAGCCCTTGAAATAATAAAGTGCCAAATAGTAAAATTAGAGAAACATTTACAAGAAATACAATGCCTTATCAATAATAGCATTAAAGAACATTACAAAGAATTAGAGGCTTCTTTACGATCAATTCCCGGTTTAGGTCCCAAAACGGTAGCCACCTTAATCCTAATAACTGGAGGCTTTACCAAGTTTGGATCATATAAAGCTTTGATAGCCTATGTGGGGTTAGCTCCTCGGACATACGAGTCAGGAGTAAGTGTTAAGGGAGCTTCACACATCTGCAAGTTAGGGTCATCCTATCTTCGAAAGTTACTTTATGAATGTGCTTTAAGTGCCAAAAGGTTTAACCCTGTATGTAAGGAACTATTTGAAAGACTCTATATTGCAAAGAAAAAACCATTTAAAGTAGCCATGATTGCGGTGGCCAATAAGTTGCTGAAAATCGCTTTCACTATAGCTATAACTGGACAAAAATTTGATCCGGAATACAGACTAAAACATTATTTTGCCAAATAA